One stretch of Daphnia pulicaria isolate SC F1-1A chromosome 6, SC_F0-13Bv2, whole genome shotgun sequence DNA includes these proteins:
- the LOC124342548 gene encoding F-actin-uncapping protein LRRC16A-like isoform X3, which translates to MALGDKKDTLTHDIHESVRNVLGKHVKITERRAVRMETKGDKMENRILVFTPCRLFVFTPKIPTKIDFNLHYLDLQSIESKKLSQLTLSTVDKVYSFHTQEELNQTSDSLITAIVTAISDLFPGIPIDQVVRRIEVSPVGRMENLSNLLRGSSNDSELSIPCGNFSRQYACMCDYYGLPYREEVAWDVDTIYMSHNSKELNLRDFDHLDPKDLIPIIAALELNSFFLQFRCSHLKLSHECSERLLAVLKKSTTLEEIYVDNAGFKGDFANKLSMAIISNSNSSLHGIDLSHNLIEDRGATHLSSSLSKAHRGLVKLSLSHCGLTGKGVAQIGHALVLNKCMASSLQHLDLSSNVAKDDINTICSFLAQPNVLTFLNLSNTDIALEPIFGALLRGGTTHLRHLDLSKNYFSTKKGKELPPSFKQYFTSALALRTIIVSHCKITPEALKNLLLGLACNESIDNVTLDLSNNILGNGGCHVLESCIHGVRCVSTLDISDNGIDVEMAGVLLSISRNKSMKKLILNKNFQNMKSKHATTVIDAFVHLLQEEDCVIEALCLVDCKLKSELYSLINAVGSNQSLQHLDLNGNYMGDPGARLLSKALQINTSLRALSIDRNSITVHGYSDIAYALESNRTLRCLSYPLHDIMVAAKTGTDKVDILWKQIQEALQRNMSLVGPSTNGPSTSVRSMQKSETSHNNSQNQLVDRLIMQVNEAIRSLQRQGSEGRSSDIENARNLLSDAHSAKELLGKLVSSVEVAQDNISLSSSMKPMVDEIQALLTSHLQSIGDNLWHCALQHCNTVMSDSVATEQLRKSIENQSLFPVSVIQKAVMDNATLQLTEQFNEMSAALCRTVSDGVMDEVVQSLTNIYKTLAGDSNLPLDCKKRSSTPDVLKSRTRINTEMNAQDGGDESEDTINNQQSDHSPVLEYLNLATPVASKRRNLLSRKLRPKSTVGMGQGASADDIPDLVPPLNEQLGSGHDDPDANEEEPGVNVDESQADVSRKSAPLKHLGLSRPKKPKTRLPTRSAALRVGGNSETASQESLDVDGDLSQGLDTFFHSTTMATTTGGSSVSLGSSRMRGSLGSVSSAELGSPSLESVSAESSPMHRSVAGDKPSDETAGSSSREELTLDEDAVKLKEKEKRKSEDDLSSVTREKRKDSGRGMGVRLLSSIFGKNPSPSPTGDGSPPPAPTKSPVAKTKLSSMTKEPESEPKLVEDETEPAAPKRSAVPSKLGIGVGGNVLAEMKARQERRISGILHKQNSEESDFSERSEKPEPSKANSLSPNPLGGIRLRPTPHTPEDQEPPKLPERNNARFVRPTGLEEVESERNKSTNPLTGFRLRHRGGAEEAETAKLEDKSNALNQIRLRATSTVVDDSPSPDPTSDAKANPLSGVRLRSTGINVTDPLKSPNNGDSSAEIKSESRNSLTKLKPPPLAPKPRPWSIVGSDKKTEDTDISDAAKENDAKEAVKPSKVRAMAAAVNFNNSNSDVVRRSNKHSHEEPDGLPAEFSEPKDGAAVDQVDGPDSLSSIGFLNQQATLPQQQQQQPLISQQSPASLILNNFSLEDAVDV; encoded by the exons ATGGCTCTCGGTGATAAAAAGGATACCCTCACTCATGATATTCACG AGAGTGTCAGAAATGTACTTGGTAAACATGTCAAAATCACTGAGAGGAGAGCTGTACGCATGGAAACCAAAGGGGATAAAATGGAAAACAGGATTCTC GTTTTTACTCCATGTCGACTATTTGTATTTACTCCTAAAATTCCAACTAAAATTGACTTTAATCTCCACTACCTTGACTTGCAATCCATCGAGAGCAAGAAATTATCACAG CTCACCTTGTCTACTGTGGACAAGGTTTATTCCTTCCATACCCAAGAGGAGTTGAACCAAACTTCCGATTCTCTGATCACTGCCATAGTCACAGCAATTAGTGACTTATTTCCAGGGATTCCCATTGA TCAAGTGGTACGACGTATTGAAGTCAGCCCGGTCGGTAGGATGGAAAACCTTTCCAATCTCCTTCGCGGTTCCAGTAACGATAGCGAATTAAGCATTCCATGTGGAAACTTCTCTCGTCAATATGCTTGCATGTGTGATTATTATGGATTGCCGTATCGGGAAGAGGTTGCTTGG GATGTGGACACGATATACATGTCCCACAACTCGAAGGAGCTGAACCTTCGAGATTTTGACCATTTAGATCCCAA GGATTTAATTCCTATTATCGCCGCTTTGGAGCTCAACTCCTTCTTCCTACAGTTCCGTTGCAGTCACTTGAAGCTGTCACACGAGTGCTCGGAACGTCTCTTAGCCGTCCTCAAGAAGTCAACCACTCTCGAAGAGATTTATGTTGACAATGCTGGTTTCAAAGG GGATTTCGCCAATAAGCTAAGCATGGCCATCATATCGAATTCAAACAGCTCACTGCACGGAATCGACTTGTCGCACAATCTCATCGAAGATCGTG GCGCCACGCATCTCAGCTCGTCACTGTCCAAAGCCCATCGTGGTCTAGTGAAACTCTCGCTTTCCCACTGCGGGCTAACGGGAAAAGGCGTGGCTCAAATAGGGCATGCTCTTGTCCTCAACAAGTGCATGGCCTCATCCTTGCAACATCTCGATCTGAGCAGTAACGTCGCCAAAGATGATATCAAT ACGATCTGCAGCTTTCTCGCCCAACCGAATGTGCtgacatttttgaatttatcaaACACCGATATCGCACTTGAGCCG ATATTTGGAGCACTATTGCGTGGAGGAACGACTCATCTGCGTCACCTCGATTTGTCGAAAAATTACTTTTCCACCAAAAAAGGCAAAGAGCTGCCACCCTCCTTTAAGCAGTATTTCACTTCCGCTCTGGCGTTGCGTACTATTATCGTATCCCACTGTAAGATTACACCAGAGGCACTAAA GAATCTTCTccttggtctggcgtgcaatgaatcTATCGACAATGTCACATTAGATCTGAGCAACAATATATTGGGCAATGGGGGATGTCACGTCCTTGAGTCATGCATTCACGGCGTCCGTTGCGTCTCGACTTTGGACATTAGCGACAACGGGATCGATGTGGAAATGGCTGGTGTCCTACTCTCGATAAGCCGGAATAAGTCCATGAAAAAGCTTATCCTCAACAAGAACTTTCAGAACATGAAATCGAAACATGCCACGACCGTCATTGATGCTTTCGTACATCTCTTGCAG GAAGAGGACTGTGTTATCGAGGCATTATGTCTGGTCGATTGCAAATTAAAGAGCGAACTGTACAGTTTGATCAACGCGGTCGGTAGCAATCAGTCGCTGCAGCATCTGGACCTAAA CGGTAATTACATGGGTGACCCAGGCGCTCGTCTCCTTTCCAAAGCCTTACAGATCAATACGTCCCTAAGAGCGCTATCGATTGACCGGAATAGCATTACCGTCCACGGTTACAGTGATATCGCCTACGCACTGGAAAG TAACCGAACACTGAGGTGCCTATCGTACCCGCTGCACGACATCATGGTAGCCGCTAAAACCGGCACCGACAAAGTCGACATTCTTTGGAAGCAAATACAAGAAGCACTACAGCGCAACATGTCGCTGGTTGGTCCCTCGACCAACGGGCCTTCGACTTCTGTACGTTCAATGCAAAAGAGCGAAACGTCGCATAATAATTCTCAGAATCAGCTGGTGGATCGGCTTATCATGCAAGTGAACGAGGCCATTCGTAGCCTCCAGAGACAGGGTAGCGAGGGCAGGAGCAGCGATATCGAAAATGCTCGAAACCTTCTGTCTGACGCCCACTCGGCCAAGGAG CTTCtcggaaaattagtgtcgagCGTTGAAGTAGCTCAGGATAACATATCGTTGAGTTCGTCGATGAAACCCATGGTCGACGAAATTCAGGCTCTGCTCACATCTCATCTGCAAAGCATCGGGGACAATTTGTGGCATTGCGCCCTGCAGCACTGCAACACCGTTATGAGCGACTCGGTCGCCACTGAACAGCTACGCAAATCGATCGAGAACCAATCCCTTTTCCCCGTCAGTGTTATCCAGAAGGCTGTGATGGACAATGCCACTCTGCAGTTGACTGAACAGTTCAATGAGATGTCAGCCGCACTCTGTCGGACGGTCTCTGACGGCGTTATGGATGAAGTGGTTCAGTCCTTGACTAACATTTACAAAACCTTG GCTGGAGATTCCAACTTACCCCTAGACTGTAAGAAACGCTCGTCCACGCCAGATGTACTCAAATCGCGAACACGAATCAACACCGAAATGAACGCCCAGGACGGCGGAGATGAATCAGAAGATACCATCAACAATCAACAATCGGATCATTCCCCAGTG TTGGAATACCTCAATCTC GCCACTCCAGTGGCCAGCAAACGAAGAAATTTGCTGAGTCGAAAATTGCGTCCGAAATCGACGGTCGGCATGGGACAAGGCGCCTCTGCCGATGACATTCCCGACCTGGTTCCACCGTTGAACGAGCAGCTGGGCAGCGGTCATGATGATCCTGACGCCAACGAAGAAGAACCTGGAGTCAACGTGGACGAGTCTCAAGCCGATGTGTCTAGAAAATCGGCTCCCTTGAAACATTTGGGCCTGAGTCGGCCAAAGAAACCCAAGACACGTTTGCCCACCCGAAGTGCCGCCCTGCGCGTCGGCGGCAACTCTGAAACGGCGTCGCAAGAAAGTCTCGACGTCGACGGGGATCTTAGCCAAGGGCTTGACACATTCTTTCACTCGACTACAATGGCAACCACGACAG GTGGGAGCAGCGTAAGTTTAGGCAGTAGCCGGATGCGAGGTAGTCTGGGCAGTGTCAGCAGCGCCGAGCTGGGTTCGCCCTCATTAGAAAGCGTGTCGGCAGAGAGCAGCCCAATGCATCGTTCGGTGGCAGGTGACAAACCGAGTGACGAAACTGCTGGGAGCAGTAGCAGGGAGGAGCTCACTCTGGACGAGGACGCCGTCAAATtaaaggagaaggaaaaacgCAAGAGCGAAGATGATTTGTCTTCAGTGACTAGGGAGAAACGGAAAGATTCTGG TCGTGGGATGGGAGTTAGATTGCTGTCTTCCATATTTGGGAAAAATCCGAGTCCGTCACCAACGGGCGATGGTTCGCCACCGCCAGCGCCGACCAAATCTCCTGTGGCCAAAACCAAACTCTCATCCATGACCAAGGAGCCAGAATCTGAACCGAAACTAGTTGAAGATGAAACTGAACCTGCCGCACCCAAACGCTCAGCTGTTCCATCCAAGTTGGGCATTGGTGTCGGAGGCAACGTCTTGGCTGAAATGAAAGCCAGGCAAGAGCGTCGAATTTCCGGCATACTGCACAAGCAGAACTCTGAGGAATCGGATTTTTCAGAACGGTCTGAAAAACCCGAGCCCAGTAAAGCCAACAGCCTGTCGCCGAATCCGCTCGGAGGAATCAGACTGCGTCCGACACCGCATACGCCAGAAGATCAGGAACCGCCGAAATTGCCGGAAAGAAATAATGCTCGCTTTGTTCGGCCAACGGGACTGGAGGAAGTGGAGTCAGAGCGTAACAAATCAACCAACCCGTTAACCGGCTTCCGGCTCCGTCACAGAGGCGGAGCGGAAGAAGCCGAGACGGCCAAGCTGGAAGACAAATCGAATGCGCTAAATCAGATTCGACTGAGAGCTACCAGCACGGTTGTCGACGATTCACCTTCACCCGATCCTACCAGTGACGCAAAGGCCAATCCTCTGAGTGGCGTCCGGTTGCGTTCAACCGGAATCAACGTGACAGATCCGCTCAAGTCGCCCAATAATGGCGATTCCAGTGCGGAAATCAAGAGCGAATCAAGGAACTCTTTGACGAAATTAAAACCCCCGCCACTGGCACCCAAACCTCGACCTTGGTCCATAGTCGGTTCCGACAAGAAAACAG AAGACACTGATATTTCTGATGccgcaaaagaaaatgacgctAAAGAAGCTGTCAAGCCGAGCAAAGTTCGGGCTATGGCGGCGGCAGTCAactttaataattcaaattctg ATGTTGTCCGCCGTAGCAACAAACATTCTCATGAG GAACCGGACGGACTTCCAGCTGAGTTCTCGGAGCCCAAGGATGGTGCAGCAGTTGATCAAGTAGATGGGCCAGATTCTCTGAGTTCCATCGGGTTCCTCAACCAACAGGCTACGCTtccacagcaacagcagcagcagcctttgATTTCCCAGCAATCCCCAGcgtctttaattttaaacaacTTTTCCCTTGAAGATGCCGTCGACGTGTAA
- the LOC124342548 gene encoding F-actin-uncapping protein LRRC16A-like isoform X2, which translates to MALGDKKDTLTHDIHESVRNVLGKHVKITERRAVRMETKGDKMENRILVFTPCRLFVFTPKIPTKIDFNLHYLDLQSIESKKLSQLTLSTVDKVYSFHTQEELNQTSDSLITAIVTAISDLFPGIPIDQVVRRIEVSPVGRMENLSNLLRGSSNDSELSIPCGNFSRQYACMCDYYGLPYREEVAWDVDTIYMSHNSKELNLRDFDHLDPKDLIPIIAALELNSFFLQFRCSHLKLSHECSERLLAVLKKSTTLEEIYVDNAGFKGDFANKLSMAIISNSNSSLHGIDLSHNLIEDRGIASLCGFLAKVRQGATHLSSSLSKAHRGLVKLSLSHCGLTGKGVAQIGHALVLNKCMASSLQHLDLSSNVAKDDINTICSFLAQPNVLTFLNLSNTDIALEPIFGALLRGGTTHLRHLDLSKNYFSTKKGKELPPSFKQYFTSALALRTIIVSHCKITPEALKNLLLGLACNESIDNVTLDLSNNILGNGGCHVLESCIHGVRCVSTLDISDNGIDVEMAGVLLSISRNKSMKKLILNKNFQNMKSKHATTVIDAFVHLLQEEDCVIEALCLVDCKLKSELYSLINAVGSNQSLQHLDLNGNYMGDPGARLLSKALQINTSLRALSIDRNSITVHGYSDIAYALESNRTLRCLSYPLHDIMVAAKTGTDKVDILWKQIQEALQRNMSLVGPSTNGPSTSVRSMQKSETSHNNSQNQLVDRLIMQVNEAIRSLQRQGSEGRSSDIENARNLLSDAHSAKELLGKLVSSVEVAQDNISLSSSMKPMVDEIQALLTSHLQSIGDNLWHCALQHCNTVMSDSVATEQLRKSIENQSLFPVSVIQKAVMDNATLQLTEQFNEMSAALCRTVSDGVMDEVVQSLTNIYKTLAGDSNLPLDCKKRSSTPDVLKSRTRINTEMNAQDGGDESEDTINNQQSDHSPVATPVASKRRNLLSRKLRPKSTVGMGQGASADDIPDLVPPLNEQLGSGHDDPDANEEEPGVNVDESQADVSRKSAPLKHLGLSRPKKPKTRLPTRSAALRVGGNSETASQESLDVDGDLSQGLDTFFHSTTMATTTGGSSVSLGSSRMRGSLGSVSSAELGSPSLESVSAESSPMHRSVAGDKPSDETAGSSSREELTLDEDAVKLKEKEKRKSEDDLSSVTREKRKDSGRGMGVRLLSSIFGKNPSPSPTGDGSPPPAPTKSPVAKTKLSSMTKEPESEPKLVEDETEPAAPKRSAVPSKLGIGVGGNVLAEMKARQERRISGILHKQNSEESDFSERSEKPEPSKANSLSPNPLGGIRLRPTPHTPEDQEPPKLPERNNARFVRPTGLEEVESERNKSTNPLTGFRLRHRGGAEEAETAKLEDKSNALNQIRLRATSTVVDDSPSPDPTSDAKANPLSGVRLRSTGINVTDPLKSPNNGDSSAEIKSESRNSLTKLKPPPLAPKPRPWSIVGSDKKTEDTDISDAAKENDAKEAVKPSKVRAMAAAVNFNNSNSDVVRRSNKHSHEEPDGLPAEFSEPKDGAAVDQVDGPDSLSSIGFLNQQATLPQQQQQQPLISQQSPASLILNNFSLEDAVDV; encoded by the exons ATGGCTCTCGGTGATAAAAAGGATACCCTCACTCATGATATTCACG AGAGTGTCAGAAATGTACTTGGTAAACATGTCAAAATCACTGAGAGGAGAGCTGTACGCATGGAAACCAAAGGGGATAAAATGGAAAACAGGATTCTC GTTTTTACTCCATGTCGACTATTTGTATTTACTCCTAAAATTCCAACTAAAATTGACTTTAATCTCCACTACCTTGACTTGCAATCCATCGAGAGCAAGAAATTATCACAG CTCACCTTGTCTACTGTGGACAAGGTTTATTCCTTCCATACCCAAGAGGAGTTGAACCAAACTTCCGATTCTCTGATCACTGCCATAGTCACAGCAATTAGTGACTTATTTCCAGGGATTCCCATTGA TCAAGTGGTACGACGTATTGAAGTCAGCCCGGTCGGTAGGATGGAAAACCTTTCCAATCTCCTTCGCGGTTCCAGTAACGATAGCGAATTAAGCATTCCATGTGGAAACTTCTCTCGTCAATATGCTTGCATGTGTGATTATTATGGATTGCCGTATCGGGAAGAGGTTGCTTGG GATGTGGACACGATATACATGTCCCACAACTCGAAGGAGCTGAACCTTCGAGATTTTGACCATTTAGATCCCAA GGATTTAATTCCTATTATCGCCGCTTTGGAGCTCAACTCCTTCTTCCTACAGTTCCGTTGCAGTCACTTGAAGCTGTCACACGAGTGCTCGGAACGTCTCTTAGCCGTCCTCAAGAAGTCAACCACTCTCGAAGAGATTTATGTTGACAATGCTGGTTTCAAAGG GGATTTCGCCAATAAGCTAAGCATGGCCATCATATCGAATTCAAACAGCTCACTGCACGGAATCGACTTGTCGCACAATCTCATCGAAGATCGTG GCATTGCTAGCCTATGCGGTTTCCTGGCCAAAGTTAGACAAG GCGCCACGCATCTCAGCTCGTCACTGTCCAAAGCCCATCGTGGTCTAGTGAAACTCTCGCTTTCCCACTGCGGGCTAACGGGAAAAGGCGTGGCTCAAATAGGGCATGCTCTTGTCCTCAACAAGTGCATGGCCTCATCCTTGCAACATCTCGATCTGAGCAGTAACGTCGCCAAAGATGATATCAAT ACGATCTGCAGCTTTCTCGCCCAACCGAATGTGCtgacatttttgaatttatcaaACACCGATATCGCACTTGAGCCG ATATTTGGAGCACTATTGCGTGGAGGAACGACTCATCTGCGTCACCTCGATTTGTCGAAAAATTACTTTTCCACCAAAAAAGGCAAAGAGCTGCCACCCTCCTTTAAGCAGTATTTCACTTCCGCTCTGGCGTTGCGTACTATTATCGTATCCCACTGTAAGATTACACCAGAGGCACTAAA GAATCTTCTccttggtctggcgtgcaatgaatcTATCGACAATGTCACATTAGATCTGAGCAACAATATATTGGGCAATGGGGGATGTCACGTCCTTGAGTCATGCATTCACGGCGTCCGTTGCGTCTCGACTTTGGACATTAGCGACAACGGGATCGATGTGGAAATGGCTGGTGTCCTACTCTCGATAAGCCGGAATAAGTCCATGAAAAAGCTTATCCTCAACAAGAACTTTCAGAACATGAAATCGAAACATGCCACGACCGTCATTGATGCTTTCGTACATCTCTTGCAG GAAGAGGACTGTGTTATCGAGGCATTATGTCTGGTCGATTGCAAATTAAAGAGCGAACTGTACAGTTTGATCAACGCGGTCGGTAGCAATCAGTCGCTGCAGCATCTGGACCTAAA CGGTAATTACATGGGTGACCCAGGCGCTCGTCTCCTTTCCAAAGCCTTACAGATCAATACGTCCCTAAGAGCGCTATCGATTGACCGGAATAGCATTACCGTCCACGGTTACAGTGATATCGCCTACGCACTGGAAAG TAACCGAACACTGAGGTGCCTATCGTACCCGCTGCACGACATCATGGTAGCCGCTAAAACCGGCACCGACAAAGTCGACATTCTTTGGAAGCAAATACAAGAAGCACTACAGCGCAACATGTCGCTGGTTGGTCCCTCGACCAACGGGCCTTCGACTTCTGTACGTTCAATGCAAAAGAGCGAAACGTCGCATAATAATTCTCAGAATCAGCTGGTGGATCGGCTTATCATGCAAGTGAACGAGGCCATTCGTAGCCTCCAGAGACAGGGTAGCGAGGGCAGGAGCAGCGATATCGAAAATGCTCGAAACCTTCTGTCTGACGCCCACTCGGCCAAGGAG CTTCtcggaaaattagtgtcgagCGTTGAAGTAGCTCAGGATAACATATCGTTGAGTTCGTCGATGAAACCCATGGTCGACGAAATTCAGGCTCTGCTCACATCTCATCTGCAAAGCATCGGGGACAATTTGTGGCATTGCGCCCTGCAGCACTGCAACACCGTTATGAGCGACTCGGTCGCCACTGAACAGCTACGCAAATCGATCGAGAACCAATCCCTTTTCCCCGTCAGTGTTATCCAGAAGGCTGTGATGGACAATGCCACTCTGCAGTTGACTGAACAGTTCAATGAGATGTCAGCCGCACTCTGTCGGACGGTCTCTGACGGCGTTATGGATGAAGTGGTTCAGTCCTTGACTAACATTTACAAAACCTTG GCTGGAGATTCCAACTTACCCCTAGACTGTAAGAAACGCTCGTCCACGCCAGATGTACTCAAATCGCGAACACGAATCAACACCGAAATGAACGCCCAGGACGGCGGAGATGAATCAGAAGATACCATCAACAATCAACAATCGGATCATTCCCCAGTG GCCACTCCAGTGGCCAGCAAACGAAGAAATTTGCTGAGTCGAAAATTGCGTCCGAAATCGACGGTCGGCATGGGACAAGGCGCCTCTGCCGATGACATTCCCGACCTGGTTCCACCGTTGAACGAGCAGCTGGGCAGCGGTCATGATGATCCTGACGCCAACGAAGAAGAACCTGGAGTCAACGTGGACGAGTCTCAAGCCGATGTGTCTAGAAAATCGGCTCCCTTGAAACATTTGGGCCTGAGTCGGCCAAAGAAACCCAAGACACGTTTGCCCACCCGAAGTGCCGCCCTGCGCGTCGGCGGCAACTCTGAAACGGCGTCGCAAGAAAGTCTCGACGTCGACGGGGATCTTAGCCAAGGGCTTGACACATTCTTTCACTCGACTACAATGGCAACCACGACAG GTGGGAGCAGCGTAAGTTTAGGCAGTAGCCGGATGCGAGGTAGTCTGGGCAGTGTCAGCAGCGCCGAGCTGGGTTCGCCCTCATTAGAAAGCGTGTCGGCAGAGAGCAGCCCAATGCATCGTTCGGTGGCAGGTGACAAACCGAGTGACGAAACTGCTGGGAGCAGTAGCAGGGAGGAGCTCACTCTGGACGAGGACGCCGTCAAATtaaaggagaaggaaaaacgCAAGAGCGAAGATGATTTGTCTTCAGTGACTAGGGAGAAACGGAAAGATTCTGG TCGTGGGATGGGAGTTAGATTGCTGTCTTCCATATTTGGGAAAAATCCGAGTCCGTCACCAACGGGCGATGGTTCGCCACCGCCAGCGCCGACCAAATCTCCTGTGGCCAAAACCAAACTCTCATCCATGACCAAGGAGCCAGAATCTGAACCGAAACTAGTTGAAGATGAAACTGAACCTGCCGCACCCAAACGCTCAGCTGTTCCATCCAAGTTGGGCATTGGTGTCGGAGGCAACGTCTTGGCTGAAATGAAAGCCAGGCAAGAGCGTCGAATTTCCGGCATACTGCACAAGCAGAACTCTGAGGAATCGGATTTTTCAGAACGGTCTGAAAAACCCGAGCCCAGTAAAGCCAACAGCCTGTCGCCGAATCCGCTCGGAGGAATCAGACTGCGTCCGACACCGCATACGCCAGAAGATCAGGAACCGCCGAAATTGCCGGAAAGAAATAATGCTCGCTTTGTTCGGCCAACGGGACTGGAGGAAGTGGAGTCAGAGCGTAACAAATCAACCAACCCGTTAACCGGCTTCCGGCTCCGTCACAGAGGCGGAGCGGAAGAAGCCGAGACGGCCAAGCTGGAAGACAAATCGAATGCGCTAAATCAGATTCGACTGAGAGCTACCAGCACGGTTGTCGACGATTCACCTTCACCCGATCCTACCAGTGACGCAAAGGCCAATCCTCTGAGTGGCGTCCGGTTGCGTTCAACCGGAATCAACGTGACAGATCCGCTCAAGTCGCCCAATAATGGCGATTCCAGTGCGGAAATCAAGAGCGAATCAAGGAACTCTTTGACGAAATTAAAACCCCCGCCACTGGCACCCAAACCTCGACCTTGGTCCATAGTCGGTTCCGACAAGAAAACAG AAGACACTGATATTTCTGATGccgcaaaagaaaatgacgctAAAGAAGCTGTCAAGCCGAGCAAAGTTCGGGCTATGGCGGCGGCAGTCAactttaataattcaaattctg ATGTTGTCCGCCGTAGCAACAAACATTCTCATGAG GAACCGGACGGACTTCCAGCTGAGTTCTCGGAGCCCAAGGATGGTGCAGCAGTTGATCAAGTAGATGGGCCAGATTCTCTGAGTTCCATCGGGTTCCTCAACCAACAGGCTACGCTtccacagcaacagcagcagcagcctttgATTTCCCAGCAATCCCCAGcgtctttaattttaaacaacTTTTCCCTTGAAGATGCCGTCGACGTGTAA